Proteins co-encoded in one Candidatus Bathyarchaeia archaeon genomic window:
- a CDS encoding DUF58 domain-containing protein: MFTQKASRYFALATVFLVLGLFLGDWQLASLTLPLASLFVLANIWGIPDKVALELDHEVTPSDSFGEEDIELSIEIKNKTGSPVGNIEITEQLPPGVSLEKGAGRVRTGLLPSEKISLPLDFPNPGRGNYQIGPLVAKVQDPFGLYLVEDVRAPETLSVMPRPERIRGAELRPRHLGPWPGTIPGRIPGSGTEFFSLRGYVTGDDPKRVNWKASARYRRLIVNETEAEKVTDVMVVLDTDVTFFGPLEAELFERGISAAASMADLLLKQGNRVGLILQGGERGFVSPAFGKRHERNILYLLAAAKPGRAMISTSYVVKLLAHVMLPAKAQIVLISPLLDSTIVSGLRDLAVAGYSILVVSPSMGEPAHFDSEAEQIAYRMIMLERSNTLLAVQRFCTAVSWPVGVPLSTVLRKVRRVRPLVPA, translated from the coding sequence TTGTTTACCCAGAAAGCTAGCCGGTACTTCGCGCTAGCAACAGTATTTCTAGTGCTCGGGCTATTCCTCGGAGACTGGCAGCTTGCAAGTCTAACACTGCCGCTAGCGTCATTGTTCGTCCTGGCAAACATCTGGGGCATTCCTGACAAAGTCGCGCTCGAGCTCGACCATGAGGTTACACCCTCGGACAGTTTTGGCGAGGAGGATATTGAGCTCTCGATCGAGATCAAAAACAAGACAGGTAGTCCTGTCGGAAACATAGAGATTACAGAGCAACTTCCGCCGGGAGTCTCTCTGGAAAAGGGAGCAGGCCGGGTCCGGACCGGGTTGCTACCATCCGAAAAGATTAGTCTACCGCTGGATTTTCCAAACCCTGGGCGGGGAAACTACCAGATAGGTCCCTTGGTTGCGAAGGTTCAGGACCCGTTTGGACTCTACCTGGTTGAGGATGTGCGGGCTCCGGAGACTCTCTCTGTTATGCCTCGGCCTGAACGGATTAGAGGTGCAGAACTCCGGCCGCGCCATCTGGGTCCTTGGCCCGGGACGATTCCAGGGAGGATTCCGGGATCCGGAACGGAGTTCTTCAGTCTTCGAGGATACGTTACGGGGGATGATCCGAAACGTGTCAACTGGAAAGCATCGGCAAGATATAGACGGCTGATTGTCAATGAGACTGAGGCGGAGAAGGTTACTGATGTGATGGTCGTTCTCGATACGGACGTCACTTTCTTCGGGCCTCTCGAAGCGGAATTGTTTGAGCGAGGGATATCTGCTGCGGCTTCGATGGCTGATCTCCTGCTCAAGCAGGGAAACAGAGTCGGCCTCATTCTTCAGGGAGGAGAACGAGGATTTGTCTCGCCTGCTTTCGGGAAGAGACACGAGAGGAACATACTGTATCTTTTGGCAGCAGCGAAACCGGGAAGAGCGATGATATCGACCAGTTATGTTGTCAAGCTTCTTGCCCATGTTATGCTTCCAGCCAAGGCGCAGATCGTTCTGATCTCACCGTTGCTGGACTCGACTATCGTTAGTGGTTTGAGAGACCTTGCAGTCGCCGGATACAGTATTCTCGTTGTCTCACCATCAATGGGAGAGCCAGCTCATTTCGATTCTGAGGCAGAGCAGATAGCGTACAGAATGATCATGCTCGAAAGATCCAACACTTTATTGGCGGTTCAACGGTTCTGCACCGCGGTCTCTTGGCCCGTCGGAGTTCCTCTGTCAACAGTTCTGAGGAAGGTGAGGCGTGTACGACCACTAGTTCCAGCCTAG
- a CDS encoding Sjogren's syndrome/scleroderma autoantigen 1 family protein, translating into MSDDVKRMADLLKSGATMLSDICPVCGTPLFKVKGEVFCAKCNKPVVYQKAMSPEATLSPGYLLESVEMTVIGKISEANEVLKSEKDPEKLSLYSNLVFGWLSMLEKLRSLKDSFKE; encoded by the coding sequence ATGTCCGACGATGTGAAGCGTATGGCAGACCTGTTAAAGTCAGGCGCCACCATGCTCTCTGACATCTGTCCTGTCTGTGGTACGCCTCTTTTCAAGGTGAAAGGCGAGGTTTTCTGTGCAAAGTGTAACAAACCTGTGGTCTATCAGAAGGCAATGTCGCCCGAGGCGACTCTTTCACCAGGTTATCTCTTGGAGTCGGTTGAGATGACAGTCATAGGAAAGATAAGTGAGGCGAATGAGGTTCTGAAGTCGGAAAAGGACCCTGAGAAACTCTCGCTGTACAGCAACTTGGTATTCGGCTGGCTTTCGATGCTGGAGAAGCTGCGAAGCCTAAAGGATTCATTCAAGGAATAG
- a CDS encoding type 1 glutamine amidotransferase domain-containing protein has translation MPNDLKGKTAAIIATDEFEDLELFHPMYRMQEEGIKTIIIGLTKDPIKGKKGYSITPNASIDDVEAEDYDFLVVPGGKSPEKLRLNDKILRFVKDFDAQGKPIATICHAGQVLASAGIVKNRTLTCVAGIRDDMINAGAHMSTSLW, from the coding sequence ATGCCAAACGATTTGAAAGGAAAGACAGCAGCCATTATCGCAACGGACGAGTTCGAGGACCTAGAACTATTCCATCCAATGTACCGCATGCAAGAGGAAGGGATCAAGACGATAATCATCGGATTGACGAAAGACCCCATAAAGGGCAAGAAAGGATACTCGATCACGCCCAATGCATCAATCGATGATGTAGAAGCAGAAGATTACGACTTTCTGGTTGTTCCGGGAGGAAAATCGCCCGAGAAACTGCGACTCAACGACAAGATCCTCAGATTTGTGAAAGATTTTGACGCTCAGGGTAAGCCTATCGCGACCATCTGCCATGCGGGACAGGTGCTAGCATCTGCGGGGATTGTGAAGAATAGGACCCTGACCTGTGTCGCCGGGATAAGAGACGACATGATCAACGCTGGGGCCCATATGTCGACAAGCCTGTGGTGA
- a CDS encoding MoxR family ATPase, with the protein MRVGEASETCQRIVNQVKKVIVGKDRVLEKVMLAMLANSHILFEDYPGLAKTLLARSFAMSMGCDFSRIQFTPDLLPADITGTYIYNVKTGDFELRRGPVFTNILLGDEINRAPPKTQAALLEAMQERQATLDGKTHPIPAPFIVIATQNPIEYEGVYPLPEAQLDRFLVRLELGYPSREEEVEIMRRRMQRAREEVLLDPAANTETILQLQQTVEGIHVDDDVLGYVADIVQATRAQRQVEVGASPRGSLAIFKLARARAVFHARDYVIPDDVKEVSASALAHRMIMKAESWVKGVDPRGVVDDILKTIPVPKTK; encoded by the coding sequence ATGAGAGTGGGGGAGGCAAGCGAGACCTGTCAACGGATCGTAAACCAGGTCAAGAAAGTCATTGTTGGAAAGGACCGAGTTCTAGAGAAAGTGATGCTGGCGATGCTGGCAAACTCGCATATTCTATTCGAGGACTATCCGGGACTAGCCAAGACATTGCTCGCGCGAAGCTTCGCGATGAGTATGGGATGCGACTTCTCAAGAATACAGTTCACACCTGACCTGCTGCCGGCTGATATTACAGGTACCTACATCTACAATGTCAAAACAGGAGACTTCGAACTCCGGCGCGGCCCAGTATTCACAAACATACTCCTGGGCGACGAGATCAACCGCGCTCCCCCAAAGACGCAGGCGGCACTCTTGGAAGCGATGCAGGAGCGACAAGCGACGCTCGACGGCAAGACTCATCCTATCCCAGCTCCGTTCATTGTTATCGCGACTCAGAATCCGATCGAATACGAAGGCGTGTATCCATTGCCGGAGGCTCAGCTAGACCGATTTCTAGTCCGACTGGAGCTCGGATATCCGAGCAGGGAAGAGGAGGTTGAGATCATGCGGAGGAGGATGCAGAGAGCGCGTGAAGAGGTTCTGCTCGACCCTGCTGCCAACACTGAGACGATTCTTCAGCTCCAGCAAACGGTGGAGGGGATTCATGTCGATGACGATGTTCTGGGCTATGTCGCCGACATCGTCCAGGCAACACGGGCTCAGCGACAAGTAGAGGTAGGCGCCAGTCCGCGCGGCTCTCTCGCGATTTTCAAACTTGCAAGAGCGAGGGCTGTCTTCCATGCTCGCGACTATGTTATTCCCGATGATGTGAAGGAGGTGAGCGCGTCAGCTCTGGCTCACAGGATGATCATGAAGGCTGAATCGTGGGTGAAGGGAGTGGATCCTCGCGGGGTCGTGGATGATATTCTGAAGACGATACCAGTCCCTAAGACTAAGTGA
- a CDS encoding M20/M25/M40 family metallo-hydrolase, whose protein sequence is MKEQSLKQAFDYIQKNREPFLRDFRTLLRQPSVSAQGKGIVDCARIVKKYMDAAGIKSQILPEKNGNPIVYGEVKSKSSSKTLLIYGHYDVQPVEPLEEWDSGPFDAKMQGKKIISRGAADSKNNVTSCIKATESFLKATGDVPLNLKFLFEGEEEIGSPHLPGFIDENKERLNADSVVCYDGDLDETGRPKINLGVKGLLYVEMRCKKARADLHSSYAPLVENPAWRLVWALNTMKSADGKILINGWYDDVEPFTPAQSKLVSKIPFRGENLLKEWGLKKFLGAKTNREALKKYLMEPTCTICGFKAGYIGQGSKTVLPGSAMLKIDFRLVYNQNPRKLLGILKSHLRQHGFEDIQVKALGFLEPSRTKPSAPIARAAAKAAKITFGSSPVVLPRNPASGPDYLFTKRLGMDSIWTGSALPSAYSHAHAPNEYTTTDEFIAGIRYVGAIMHEYARTS, encoded by the coding sequence GTGAAAGAGCAGAGCCTGAAGCAGGCCTTCGATTACATCCAGAAGAACAGGGAGCCTTTCCTCCGCGACTTCCGCACACTCCTCCGACAACCAAGTGTGTCCGCGCAGGGAAAGGGTATCGTGGACTGTGCACGAATCGTCAAGAAATACATGGATGCGGCCGGGATCAAGAGCCAGATTCTCCCCGAGAAAAATGGCAACCCGATAGTCTATGGAGAAGTGAAATCAAAATCCTCCAGCAAGACCCTTCTCATCTATGGCCACTACGACGTCCAGCCTGTCGAGCCGCTAGAGGAATGGGACTCTGGACCCTTCGATGCGAAGATGCAGGGAAAGAAAATAATCTCGAGAGGCGCAGCCGACAGCAAGAACAACGTTACAAGCTGTATCAAAGCGACTGAGAGCTTTCTGAAAGCAACCGGTGATGTTCCACTTAATCTGAAATTTCTCTTCGAGGGCGAGGAGGAGATTGGTAGTCCGCACCTCCCTGGATTTATCGATGAGAATAAGGAACGGTTGAACGCTGACAGTGTTGTTTGTTACGATGGGGATCTGGACGAGACCGGGCGGCCAAAGATCAACCTGGGAGTCAAAGGGCTACTCTATGTGGAGATGAGATGCAAGAAGGCTAGAGCCGATCTTCACTCATCCTACGCCCCACTGGTCGAGAACCCGGCTTGGCGTCTTGTCTGGGCCCTGAACACGATGAAGAGCGCGGATGGAAAAATTCTGATCAATGGATGGTACGATGATGTCGAGCCATTCACTCCAGCTCAATCAAAACTAGTAAGTAAGATTCCGTTCCGAGGGGAGAACCTGCTCAAAGAATGGGGATTGAAAAAATTCCTCGGCGCAAAAACAAACAGAGAGGCGTTGAAAAAATATCTGATGGAGCCGACCTGTACGATCTGCGGCTTCAAGGCAGGCTACATCGGACAAGGATCCAAAACCGTCCTTCCCGGAAGCGCAATGTTGAAGATCGACTTTCGCCTGGTATACAACCAGAACCCGAGAAAGCTCCTGGGGATATTGAAAAGTCATCTCCGACAGCACGGCTTCGAGGATATACAAGTCAAGGCTCTAGGGTTTCTAGAACCCTCTAGGACCAAACCGTCTGCACCAATAGCTCGCGCTGCGGCAAAGGCCGCAAAGATAACTTTTGGCAGCAGCCCAGTGGTACTCCCCAGAAACCCTGCATCCGGCCCCGACTATCTCTTCACGAAGCGGCTCGGCATGGATAGCATCTGGACCGGAAGCGCGCTTCCCTCCGCCTACAGTCACGCGCACGCGCCCAACGAATATACGACAACGGACGAGTTCATTGCCGGAATACGATACGTTGGCGCGATCATGCACGAGTACGCCAGGACAAGTTAG
- a CDS encoding DUF3147 family protein — protein sequence MTDLLILHLALAFPVGGAWVSLATLIAERYGSALGGLVGGLPAISIISFLFIGINQGPETASQATIVFPLALSFTMTFLLVYAGLSKRGFRAAFLVALLVWAGLSVITALLNLRNLFLSVGIFLSAVSFYFYMLKMKMKLPQVAGAETAYSLRQVAFRAIIGGGIIALTVLLSQLGGSELGGIASSFPAIFSLTLFFAYRTRGMELSRALTRPLLVSASLTAFPYSLLVGYLYPILGVGIGTIVGLSCIVPLTALAHYLINIKKI from the coding sequence ATGACTGATCTCCTGATTCTGCACCTCGCTCTCGCATTCCCGGTTGGTGGCGCATGGGTCAGCCTGGCGACACTAATCGCGGAAAGATACGGCAGCGCGCTTGGGGGACTTGTGGGAGGGCTTCCAGCGATCTCCATCATCTCGTTTCTATTCATCGGAATCAACCAAGGCCCTGAGACAGCATCGCAAGCGACGATTGTCTTCCCCCTCGCCCTCAGCTTCACAATGACATTCTTGCTGGTCTACGCCGGTCTTTCAAAGAGAGGCTTTCGGGCAGCTTTTCTTGTGGCCTTACTTGTCTGGGCCGGTCTCTCAGTCATCACGGCACTTCTCAATCTAAGAAACCTGTTTCTCTCGGTTGGAATCTTTCTTTCAGCTGTCAGCTTCTACTTCTACATGTTGAAAATGAAAATGAAACTTCCCCAAGTCGCTGGAGCGGAGACAGCCTATTCTCTTCGCCAAGTAGCGTTCAGAGCCATCATTGGTGGGGGCATCATCGCCCTCACGGTGCTCTTGAGTCAGCTCGGAGGATCCGAGCTAGGTGGCATTGCCTCATCGTTTCCCGCAATATTCAGCCTCACTCTCTTTTTCGCCTACAGAACTCGTGGAATGGAGTTGTCGCGAGCGTTAACGAGACCATTGTTGGTATCTGCATCGTTAACCGCGTTTCCGTATAGCCTTCTCGTGGGATATCTGTATCCTATCCTAGGGGTTGGAATTGGAACAATAGTGGGCCTGTCTTGCATTGTTCCCTTGACAGCGCTAGCCCACTATCTGATCAATATCAAGAAAATCTAG
- a CDS encoding UPF0147 family protein: MQKAKRKEEYETRIKQALAVLNEVSNDNTTPRNIRRAAKGAMDALQAQGHTIGVRASNAISTLDEISQDPNMPPYTRVKLWNVASILEAVKD; the protein is encoded by the coding sequence CTGCAAAAAGCAAAACGGAAAGAAGAATACGAGACACGGATAAAACAGGCCTTAGCCGTACTGAACGAAGTCTCCAATGACAATACTACTCCGCGAAACATCCGACGAGCAGCTAAAGGTGCCATGGACGCTCTCCAAGCGCAAGGTCACACAATAGGCGTCCGGGCCTCAAACGCTATCTCCACTCTTGATGAGATATCACAGGACCCGAACATGCCACCTTATACTCGCGTCAAGCTCTGGAACGTCGCGAGTATTCTCGAAGCAGTAAAAGACTAG
- a CDS encoding DUF4129 domain-containing protein, with protein sequence MISNSYWLVYVVDFLPLIGFGLIAVMLAVMIYNWRALSDAIGFGMSKRRKEKRKKSRTVQLIVWMATWLIAIVVLLDKCGGIFCKTPSQAANLSDKVTNAVSGPGQIPSPPLLNVALQLNALIQANWFYAAFLGFLVVSGLIIVRAYKVSLDELRAGGADQILEVQQEGAAAVQDAIRIIETESETDPRTKIIMCHQRMIKAAQQRGTMVTSDLTARELERAIRKMLLLTGSAIGDLTKLFEEARYSKHEITSEHAELARRYLLSIAEEMKIPVSVLS encoded by the coding sequence TTGATCTCAAACTCCTACTGGCTAGTCTACGTGGTCGACTTTCTGCCGCTGATTGGTTTCGGGCTTATAGCAGTCATGCTAGCGGTTATGATCTACAACTGGCGAGCCCTCTCTGATGCCATCGGCTTCGGTATGTCAAAGAGAAGGAAGGAGAAAAGAAAGAAGTCGCGAACAGTCCAGCTGATTGTCTGGATGGCAACCTGGCTGATAGCAATCGTTGTCTTACTCGACAAGTGTGGTGGAATCTTCTGCAAGACTCCTTCTCAAGCTGCAAATCTCTCCGACAAAGTCACAAACGCAGTATCAGGGCCCGGACAGATACCATCTCCTCCTCTTCTCAATGTAGCGCTCCAGCTGAACGCGCTCATCCAGGCCAACTGGTTCTACGCCGCGTTCCTAGGTTTCTTGGTCGTGAGTGGACTGATAATAGTTCGTGCGTACAAAGTGTCTCTTGACGAGCTCAGAGCTGGGGGAGCCGATCAAATCTTGGAGGTTCAACAGGAAGGCGCGGCGGCGGTTCAAGATGCGATCAGGATTATTGAAACAGAAAGCGAGACTGATCCCAGAACCAAGATCATAATGTGCCACCAACGAATGATAAAGGCGGCACAGCAACGAGGTACTATGGTCACATCCGATCTCACTGCGCGAGAACTTGAAAGAGCAATTCGTAAGATGCTGCTGTTGACAGGGTCAGCAATTGGAGATCTCACAAAGCTCTTCGAGGAAGCTCGTTATAGTAAACACGAGATCACGTCCGAGCACGCGGAGCTGGCGCGTCGTTATTTGTTGAGTATTGCTGAGGAGATGAAGATCCCGGTCAGCGTGCTGAGTTGA
- a CDS encoding alpha/beta fold hydrolase — protein MTGILERLPPPFDERIQYGRDPQHFAELRFPNGRGPYPLLFMIHGGFWQSVFDLKHIGYLCVALTRKGIITCNLEYRRVGDPGGGWPGTFQDVSLATDHIVETVSSDSRFDASRAAVMGHSAGGHLALWLASRHRIPKSSLLHSVQKHRLLRAVSLAGVCDLRTGWKQRLGRGAVARLMGGSPDQYPERFDAGSPIELLPSGSRQVLIHGTDDDVVPASQSERFVEKAEQVGDRPILVKLKGVGHFELIDPESDAWPAVVGAVLPLIGLR, from the coding sequence TTGACGGGCATCTTGGAGAGGCTCCCGCCTCCCTTCGATGAGCGGATTCAATACGGGCGTGATCCTCAGCACTTTGCTGAACTGCGATTCCCTAACGGCCGAGGACCATACCCGCTCTTGTTCATGATCCATGGTGGCTTCTGGCAGTCAGTGTTTGACTTGAAGCACATTGGATACCTTTGCGTGGCCCTGACCCGTAAAGGAATCATCACCTGCAACCTCGAATACCGACGTGTCGGAGATCCTGGGGGCGGTTGGCCCGGAACCTTTCAGGATGTCAGCCTGGCGACAGACCACATTGTGGAGACAGTCTCTTCAGACTCGCGCTTCGATGCTTCCAGGGCAGCGGTGATGGGACACTCCGCTGGAGGGCATCTTGCACTGTGGCTCGCAAGCAGACACCGCATTCCGAAGTCGTCACTTCTACACAGCGTTCAGAAGCATCGTCTCCTCCGTGCAGTTTCGCTCGCTGGCGTGTGCGACCTTCGGACAGGATGGAAGCAACGGCTAGGACGCGGGGCGGTTGCCAGGCTCATGGGTGGATCGCCAGATCAATATCCGGAGCGATTCGACGCCGGAAGCCCCATCGAACTCCTGCCTAGTGGATCGAGACAGGTCCTAATCCACGGTACTGATGATGACGTCGTTCCGGCGTCTCAATCCGAGAGGTTTGTCGAAAAGGCTGAACAGGTGGGTGACCGGCCTATTCTCGTCAAGCTGAAGGGCGTAGGCCATTTCGAGCTGATCGATCCCGAGTCAGATGCGTGGCCTGCTGTCGTTGGAGCCGTTCTGCCATTAATAGGTCTGAGATAG
- a CDS encoding restriction endonuclease, with product MSNYETGRRLEYRIRDLFRREGYLVIRAAQSKPIDLVCMRDGKSFLIECKSDRSWLGKDRKKELLGLAEQAGMPIILAKRRRRRVELTNLADGKLFDPKNLTTIP from the coding sequence TTGTCGAACTACGAGACGGGTAGAAGGCTAGAGTACCGGATCAGAGACCTGTTTCGACGAGAAGGATACTTGGTCATCAGGGCAGCGCAATCGAAACCTATCGACTTGGTTTGTATGAGAGATGGGAAATCATTCTTGATCGAATGCAAGAGTGACCGATCATGGCTCGGAAAAGATCGGAAGAAAGAGCTGCTCGGACTGGCCGAGCAAGCAGGCATGCCGATAATACTTGCCAAACGAAGGAGACGCAGGGTAGAGCTGACGAACCTAGCTGATGGAAAACTTTTCGACCCGAAGAATCTGACGACTATTCCTTGA
- the tmk gene encoding dTMP kinase codes for MPSRLIALEGIDQAGKKTQTKLLSASLRHEGFKVGTLSFPIYSTISGRLIRSFLAGKTDTSPHALHMLYSLNRWENLGTITSALKQNDFVICNRYTASNLAYGEARGLSVQWLAGLDAGLPEARAVFVLDVPTPKSFSRKTKRRDVNERDRAFLEKVRRNYRSLAHRFGWHLVDGTRPPNEVHERILLGLRSAFL; via the coding sequence TTGCCCTCACGTCTCATCGCGCTAGAAGGTATCGACCAGGCAGGGAAGAAGACCCAGACCAAACTCTTGTCCGCGAGCTTGCGCCATGAAGGGTTCAAAGTCGGCACCCTAAGCTTTCCAATTTACTCTACTATCTCGGGACGACTTATCCGATCCTTCCTCGCCGGAAAAACAGACACATCACCGCACGCGCTGCACATGCTCTACTCCCTCAACCGTTGGGAAAACTTGGGAACGATCACCAGTGCTCTGAAACAGAATGATTTCGTCATCTGTAACAGATACACCGCCTCTAATTTGGCCTATGGAGAAGCTAGGGGTTTGAGTGTCCAGTGGCTCGCGGGTCTTGACGCGGGTCTCCCTGAGGCGCGCGCTGTCTTCGTCCTAGATGTTCCCACTCCTAAATCGTTCTCGAGAAAGACTAAGCGTCGGGACGTCAACGAGAGAGATCGTGCCTTTCTAGAGAAGGTGCGGAGAAACTATCGTTCGCTGGCCCACAGATTTGGATGGCATCTCGTCGATGGCACAAGGCCGCCCAACGAAGTTCACGAGCGGATACTTCTGGGTCTGCGAAGCGCATTCCTCTAA
- a CDS encoding ATP-binding protein, giving the protein MNRWKPELTISELPPEKLRFECPPGKVECKTSEELPPIEGIVGQDRALKALMFGVEMKAKGFNIFAAGPPVTGKRPATRSYLEKIAKTKRIPPDWCYVNNFQNPYEPKALKLPAGKAKIFQKDLKNLIDQVKRAVPAALQSEEFAARTNSITKKSVEERDKILNGLNDVAKQSSYAVRMNQLGIGIVPIRAGKALSQEEYDALPASAKKKFELSRETVRTALDKAGKQVNELEANTLDELKKLRDDSVHYAMGGLISTLTFRYQDEPDVVQYLDDLRDDILENTELFTVTGTEQKKDPDAPPSLTESGLPDLLFRRYQVNVIVDNSELKGAPVIAEDNPTVTNLLGRIENEAKFGTLSTDFTLIKGGSIHKANGGFLILGARELLTSQLSYEGLKRALLNGNIAIEETGQRLGVASTKSLTPQPIPLDVKIVLAGDNQIYQALYVADPDFGLLFKVKAQFDDTIERNEENMRTYGRFVHTLCEKENLNHLEAEAIAKVVEYGSRLAEDQTKLSTKFPEIADLVREANLYASQDESKYIKDLHILKALQEKIYRSNLLDEKTKEMIERGIILIDTAGTKTGQVNGLSVISLGDFDFGQPSRITVSVGLGREGVIDIERQAKLGGQLHTKGVLIISGYLENKYARDKPLSVACRLVFEQSYGGIDGDSASSTELYAILSALSDLPIKQNFAVTGSVNQRGEVQAIGGVNEKIEGFYHTCKAKGLKGDEGVLIPQSNVQHLMLSEEVVEVVKKGQFHIYPVRTIDDGIEILTGVKAGTLKSDGSYETDTVHFKVNKRLTEMASEITKFGQFTRRPND; this is encoded by the coding sequence ATGAACCGTTGGAAACCCGAGTTGACGATTAGTGAGCTTCCTCCGGAAAAACTGAGGTTTGAATGTCCACCTGGAAAGGTCGAATGCAAGACCAGCGAAGAACTTCCTCCTATCGAAGGAATCGTCGGACAAGATCGCGCCCTCAAAGCCCTCATGTTCGGAGTGGAGATGAAAGCAAAAGGATTCAACATCTTCGCGGCTGGGCCTCCAGTCACCGGCAAGAGGCCAGCAACTAGAAGTTACCTTGAAAAGATCGCCAAAACCAAACGTATTCCGCCCGACTGGTGCTACGTAAACAATTTCCAAAATCCCTATGAGCCGAAAGCACTCAAGCTCCCGGCAGGCAAGGCTAAGATCTTCCAGAAAGATCTGAAAAATCTCATAGACCAGGTCAAGAGAGCCGTTCCCGCAGCTCTTCAGAGCGAAGAATTTGCAGCCCGGACAAATAGTATAACGAAGAAATCGGTGGAAGAGAGAGACAAGATTCTGAACGGGCTTAACGATGTGGCCAAACAGTCCAGTTATGCAGTCCGAATGAATCAGCTAGGCATCGGGATAGTCCCCATCCGTGCGGGAAAGGCGCTCAGTCAGGAGGAATATGATGCTCTACCCGCGAGCGCGAAGAAAAAGTTCGAACTGAGTCGAGAGACGGTAAGAACCGCGCTCGACAAAGCCGGGAAACAAGTCAACGAACTCGAAGCGAACACGCTTGATGAACTGAAAAAACTCAGGGACGACTCCGTCCACTATGCTATGGGGGGCTTGATCAGTACGCTAACCTTTCGGTATCAGGACGAGCCAGACGTAGTTCAGTACCTCGATGATCTGAGAGACGACATTTTAGAAAACACCGAACTATTCACCGTGACTGGAACGGAACAAAAGAAGGATCCTGACGCCCCACCAAGTCTCACGGAAAGCGGTTTGCCTGACCTTCTCTTCAGAAGGTATCAAGTCAACGTCATCGTCGATAACTCTGAACTGAAAGGGGCACCGGTGATCGCCGAAGACAACCCAACAGTGACGAACCTGCTTGGCAGAATCGAGAACGAGGCCAAGTTCGGAACGCTCTCAACGGATTTCACCCTGATCAAAGGAGGATCGATCCACAAGGCAAACGGTGGATTTCTCATATTGGGGGCCAGGGAACTTCTAACTAGTCAGTTGTCGTACGAGGGTCTCAAGAGGGCACTTCTGAACGGAAACATCGCCATAGAAGAAACCGGCCAGAGGCTGGGAGTCGCGAGCACGAAGAGTCTCACTCCCCAACCAATACCGTTGGACGTGAAAATTGTCTTGGCGGGAGACAATCAGATCTACCAGGCGCTCTATGTTGCCGACCCGGACTTTGGCTTGCTTTTCAAAGTCAAGGCCCAATTCGATGATACAATCGAGAGGAACGAGGAGAATATGAGAACTTACGGAAGGTTTGTTCATACTCTGTGCGAGAAGGAGAATCTCAATCATCTTGAGGCAGAAGCAATAGCGAAAGTGGTAGAGTACGGTTCGAGACTTGCAGAGGATCAGACGAAGCTCTCTACAAAATTCCCTGAGATCGCCGATCTAGTCAGAGAAGCCAACCTTTACGCATCACAGGATGAATCCAAATACATCAAGGACCTTCACATCCTGAAGGCATTACAGGAGAAGATCTACCGCTCCAATCTTCTCGATGAAAAGACCAAGGAGATGATAGAGAGAGGTATCATACTCATCGACACTGCTGGAACCAAAACCGGCCAAGTAAACGGATTATCCGTAATTAGCCTAGGCGACTTCGACTTCGGCCAGCCATCCCGGATAACCGTGAGCGTTGGTCTTGGAAGAGAAGGAGTCATTGACATCGAACGCCAAGCCAAGCTCGGCGGACAACTGCACACGAAGGGGGTCCTGATAATATCGGGCTATCTGGAGAACAAGTATGCACGTGATAAGCCGCTGAGCGTGGCTTGCAGGCTTGTCTTCGAACAGAGCTACGGCGGAATCGACGGTGACAGCGCCTCCAGCACCGAGCTCTATGCAATCCTCTCAGCCCTCTCTGACCTTCCAATCAAGCAGAACTTTGCAGTTACTGGATCTGTAAACCAGAGGGGAGAGGTTCAGGCAATCGGGGGAGTGAACGAGAAGATTGAGGGATTCTATCATACATGCAAGGCTAAAGGTCTGAAGGGTGACGAGGGAGTTCTGATTCCACAGAGTAATGTCCAGCACCTCATGCTCAGCGAAGAGGTGGTGGAGGTTGTCAAAAAGGGACAATTCCACATCTATCCGGTAAGAACTATAGACGATGGTATCGAGATTCTAACAGGTGTAAAGGCGGGGACGTTGAAGAGCGATGGAAGCTATGAAACAGACACGGTCCATTTCAAGGTCAACAAACGACTGACTGAGATGGCAAGCGAGATTACAAAGTTTGGACAATTCACAAGAAGACCAAACGACTAG